One Molothrus ater isolate BHLD 08-10-18 breed brown headed cowbird chromosome 34, BPBGC_Mater_1.1, whole genome shotgun sequence genomic window carries:
- the LOC118700687 gene encoding zinc finger protein 271-like, with protein MEEEASFSQSSELVAHEQLHNVEKPHKCLVCGKSFRQSSTLICHQMIHTGEWPYECGECGKGFSCSSALIIHQRIHSGERPYECPQCQKRFRRSSHLLKHQRIHSEERAFCCPDCGKGFKQKSHVIRHQRIHTEERPYEYGECGKGFSCRSTFVKHLSIHTGERPYECPQCQKRFQTRSDLLQHQRIHSDERPFCCPDCGKGFKRKYHLIRHQRSIHNGERPYECPQCQKRFQTRSDLLQHQRIHSDERPFCCPDCGKGFKRKYHLIRHQRCIHTGERPYECPQCGKSFTFSCCNPHKCLECGKSFRWSSTLISHQMIHTGEWPYECGECGKGFSCSSALIIHQCIHNGERPYECPQCQKRFRRSSHLLKHQRIHSEERPFLCPDCGKGFKQNSHLIRHQRIHTGERPYECPQCKKRFQTSSHLLQHQRIHTQERPFLCPDCGKGFKHNCNLVTHRRIHTGERPYECPQCGKSFPRSSHMKRHQQRHQ; from the exons atggaggaggaggct agcttcagccagagctcagagctggtggcccATGAGCAGCTTCACAATGtggagaagccccacaagtgcttggtgtgtgggaagagcttcaggcagagcagcaccctgatctgccaccagatgatccacactggggaatggccctacgagtgtggggagtgtgggaagggcttcagctgcagctctgccctcatcatCCACCAACGCATCCACAGTGGGGAgcggccctacgagtgtccccagtgtcagaagaggtttcgGAGAAGTTCCCATCTCCTCAAGCACCAGCGCATTCACTCAGAGGAGAGggccttctgctgccctgactgtgggaagggcttcaagcagAAATCCCACGTCATCAggcaccagcgcatccacactgaggagaggccctacgagtacggggaatgtgggaagggcttcagctgcagatCCACCTTTGTGAAACACCTAagcatccacactggggagaggccctacgagtgtccccagtgtcagaagaggtttcagaccCGCTCCGatctcctccagcaccagcgAATTCACTCAGATGAGAGGCCATTCTGCTGCCCTGAttgtgggaagggcttcaagcggAAATACCACCTCATCAGGCACCAGCGGTCCATCCACAatggggagaggccctacgagtgtccccagtgtcagaagaggtttcagaccCGCTCCGatctcctccagcaccagcgAATTCACTCAGATGAGAGGCCATTCTGCTGCCCTGAttgtgggaagggcttcaagcggAAATACCACCTCATCAGGCACCAGCGgtgcatccacactggggagaggccctacgagtgtccccagtgtgggaagagcttcactTTCAGCT gctgCAAT ccccacaagtgcttggagtgtgggaagagcttcaggtggagcagcaccctgatcagccaccagatgatccacactggggaatggccctacgagtgtggggagtgtgggaagggcttcagctgcagctctgccctcatcatCCACCAATGCATCCACAacggggagaggccctacgagtgtccccagtgtcagaagaggtttcgGAGAAGTTCCCATCTCCTCAAGCACCAGCGAATTCActcagaggagaggcccttcctctgccctgactgtgggaagggcttcaagcagAATTCCCACCTCATCAggcaccagcgcatccacactggcgagaggccctatgagtgtccCCAGTGTAAGAAGCggtttcagaccagctcccatctcctccaaCACCAGCGGATTCACACCCAGGAGAGGCCCTTCCTTtgccctgactgtgggaagggcttcaagcacaaCTGCAATCTCGTCACccaccggcgcatccacactggggagaggccctacgagtgtccccagtgtgggaagagcttcccCAGAAGTTCTCATATGAAAAGACACCAACAGAGGCACCAGTAA